Part of the Quercus robur chromosome 5, dhQueRobu3.1, whole genome shotgun sequence genome, AAAGGTCCTTATAGTGATTGATGGTGTCGAGAGTACAGATCCAAACCCTTTAGACAAATTGGCTGGAGGACTGGATTGGTTTGGTCCTGGAAGTAGAATCATTATAACAACGACAGAAGAACGTGTGTTGAAGACTCAGGACGATGTTCCTTCAATCTATCCGGTGAAGACGATGGGTCAGAGTGATGCTATTCAACTCTTTAGTTGgtatgcttttaaaaaaaacaagcCTGAGGTGGATTACAGGAAACTTGTAAAAGCTGTAGTACGTCACAGTAAGGGCCTTCCATCAGCTCTAGTAAAATTGGGTTCAGATTTGTGCTCTAGAAGCAAGGATTATTGGGTATCAAAAAAGAATGCAATTGAAGGAGAAAATCACGACGACATTTGGATTAGGAGACTAAATGGCTTGGTCGAGAGACACTATAATGATGAATCAGGAGAAATGCACCCTAGTTTGCTACAACTTCTCAATGGAACTTTGGAATCCCCTTCTAATAATGTGCACGTCCCTAATTTCAACATGAATGCACTAGAGCAGTGCGATGATGTAGATTGGAATGATGATTTTGATTTACAGTCAATCAAATTTGAGCAATCTGCTGAAGAAACCTCATTCCCAGATGCAGATGAGATTAGCAAGCAAGGGATGAAAGCTTGGGAAGGTGAAAATGAAAATCCATATGCTGGCGCAACTCAAGATGTTGAAAAAGGAGAGCAATGGAGTAATGCTTCGCAAGGTGGAAGTAAAAACCCATATCATGGTGAACTTGGAGATGATGACGCTGCATCGCAAGGTGGAAACTATGACCCATATTATGGTGGAGCTAGAAATGACGACGACGACAATGACAACGACGATGATGATGCGCAAGGTGCAAGCGAAAGCCCAAATTATGGTGGACCTACAGAACATGGCGTTGCTGGGCAAAGTGGAAAATATAATCTATACTATGGTGGAGCTAGAAATGATGGTGATGGTGGGggcgatgatgatgatggtaatggtgatggtggtgatgatgatgatggtgatggtgatggtgatggtgatggtgatggtgggGGCGATGGGGATGGTGATGGTGACGGTGATCATGggggtgatggtgatggtgatgattatgatggtgatggtgatggtggtaatggtgatggtgatgatgatgctggtaatggtgatggtgatgatggtgatggtgatggtgggagcgatgatgatggtgatggtgatggtgatggtgatcaTGGGGGCTATGATGATGGTCATGGGGATGGTGATCATGGTGATCATGGGGGCGATGGGGATGGTGATGGTGACGGTGATCATGggggtgatggtgatggtgatgattatgatggtgatggtgatggtggtaatggtgatggtgatgatgatgctggtaatggtgatggtgatggtgatggtgatcgTGGGGgcgatgatgatggtgatggtgatggtgatggtgatcaTGGGGGCTATGATGATGGTCATGGGGATGGTGATCATGGTGATCATGGGGGCGATGGGGATGGTGATGGTGACGGTGATCATGggggtgatggtgatggtgatgattatgatggtgatggtgatggtggtaatggtgatggtgatgatgatgctgGTAATGGTGATCGTGGGGGcgatgatggtgatggtgatcgTGGGGgcgatgatgatggtgatggtgatggtgatcaTGGGGGCTATGATGATGGTCATGgggatggtgatggtgatgatgatgatgctggACCTACAGAACATGGCGTTGCTGGGCAAAGTGGAAACTATAAGCATTGGGAAGGTATAAACGAAAACCCATATCCTTGAGAGATGTGAATTATCAAAggtatttatataatataataaatttaaaaataaacatgaaaaatatatggtAATACATAtagaagataaataaaaaataaaaaattattgtaagtTATGTCCCGAAAggatatgataaaaaaaatacaattataataaacaataaaacgtctttgaaatttttaataattaaggtTTAGTCAAAAAATTAAGCTAAGAGAAATACATATTAatcttaattaataaatttaataatttatatttgtataaaaAGGTGGATTAGTTAAGGAAGGTGGGAATTGAACAAGATGTAcgtgatcttttttttttttttttttttttcctgataaaAAGTTGTGTGTGAtctaatatttgtttatttcatagTACTTAAATGATACCTTTAATTTAGTGTTAGTcttgatttgatatatatatatatatgtgtgtgtattagCCTTATCATTTTCTGTGCATTGTCTTATTATTAAGTTTCGTTATGGTTTCAGATTGACTGGGAGCATCGTGGAATAAGATTCGGAGTGTTCGTTGCCAGTAGATGTTTCAACTCTAGTTCTAAATATTGTGATATTGTCTTAATTATGGAATAAATAAACCTCTTGCGCTATATCGTTTGCTATTGAGGTATGGGTGGCTTATGTTTGCATTGTTGTGAGCGGGATGTGCCCATGCTCATCTTATTTGGTACTCATTTATATTTTCATCTCCAACTGTTTGATTACCAGAATAtttgacttttaattttaaggATCTTGTGAGTTCCTGAAAATTGATAGTGTTGGTTATCGGAATATTCTGCTATagtgtttatattatattatattatattatattgtattatatatttatattataatgaCTCTGgtgtaatttaatattttaataatgacTTCGTGacggtgatttttttttttttaaatttatgtgtGACCTTTGAAAATTGATATTATATTCTCtcactaaaatttttaaagactAAATATTTCGATattattgctttcatttatCTTTTTATATTGATAGTTTTATTGAATATTTATGATCACGAAAAAGAAGCATCATACTCTTTTATGTATTATCCTGATGCACTAAGTTGAATTTGAATGCAAATAGTCGTTTCTCTTGGTCTTGGGATCTTCATTAGAGTTCtatggatttatttattttattctaaaatttgaTTTATGCCAAGAGCCTTACTtcaattttttgacatttttttagtgtttttaggGGAGATATCCAAGTTCAAACTTCTCCACTCAATTaccaaattatgaaaaaataagcCTCGATCCCTCAtaggttaaaaataaaaacaaaatttaagtataGCATAGGCTTACAAGTTAATTAATAAACTAAACTAACATATATTTAATGAGAAAAGCTCACCTCCAGTTTAGAAATCTCCTGTTTTCTCCTCTGTTTAAATAGATGACTAACACATGGAAAAAAGGTGATCCAACAATTAGAAAATTTCTTATCTACCTCTCCTGTTCACCATCTCTAGCCAAATTGACATGCAACTTCACTGAAACTACCTACCACCACCCATTGGAAATCCATTAGACAACACGGTCACTAGCACTGCCTTGTTGCCATCAAAAGCCACAGCCATCGCAGTACAAAACCATCGAGCAATTTGACCCTCCCTTCAGATTTGTGAGTTTTCATCAATCCCTTTGCAAAACCAACACTACAGATCTCTTCGTTGGCTTCTGATATGCAAAACCCAGGAATCCGGTCTCCATTTTTTGCCTCACGTGCTGCCCAGAGTTTCTGATGACAAATCCACTCACTACATGCATCGTCACCCTTTACCGCCACCTCAGTAAGGTGCCGTTCTTCCATTGTCGATTGGTGGCTTCGAGTCAGACAAAGCCCCTGCCTTCTTCCTCCCATGGTGACCACGatctcttctttatttatttatttatttataagcaTTGGATCTTTTTGTTTTCGCATGTCATTCATCTATTTAAAAATAGGAGGAAATAGGAGATTTCTAAACTGGAGGTGAGCCTTCCCTATATTTAATTAACTAGGAATCACTCTCAAAATTCTTGCATGATCTGGTTTTTAAAATGACACCTCAAATGTCAAATCCCAAACcctaaacacaaaaaaatttaattccaaATTCACAAAAACTTAGTGCCTGTTTGGGTGTTGTAATCTGTTTTGTGTCTTCAGTTTTGGTATTCTAGGTGTTTTAAGGGATGGTTCTCAAATGGTAGTTTCTCATCCCAAAACACAAGTCCATTTGTTTGGCATTATTTTCTCACCTCTATTTTTTTCCTGAGTTCTCTACAGAAACAAAAGATCTCATATTATTTTCACAACTGACTCAAACAACCTTaagtcaaaaaaaaatgaaatagaatcAAATAATGATTTCAACACCCATCACAACTCAAATCAAGGGTGCGgtaaaatttttgtgaaattttgttgtttccctagttttgtttttttcccctttcctcTTTTTGCCTCTCCTAAATTTCTTTTCTCCTCcaataaaaaatcacaaccaTCCACAATAGTCTATCACCACCCCCAGCAGCTAATGCCACCAGGCCCACTACCGAATTGCTGCCTCTCCAACTTCCAAAACAAAATTCCGTGTCACAAACCCAACCATCGAATGAAAACCCAGATCAACAACCACCAATGAAAGTTTACATAAACGTCAGAGTGTGTGGAAGGAAATAAAGCCCTAGAactaaaaattatgaaaattaattttttttagaaaaataagaaaattacataaacatcaaaattaaaaacaaatactaataaataaaactaaaccCTACATGTTATTGTACGTCACTCAAATCCCTTCACTTAAATGAAACttaatttcaatatttaaaaaaaaaaaattgaaatcttcaactttaaataaaaatacttagAATACTAGACGATTGTCAAAACCAatttgagattgttttccaCATTTTGTATAATCCAAAATTACTTTATAATCTTCAGTTGATTTGGAGTAgtcaataaagaattaaaagagaggaaaaagttAACGAATGCTCTTATAATATTTGTTAAtgaactattttagaaaaaattttatgaaaaaagaaatacaataattaatattttgacaactttttcaatttcttataaaaatgatataaaattttttctaaaatagtttattagcAATTACCCTAAAAACACCCATTAACATGTaccttaaaaataatattaaactttTAAACTTTGCAAAAATCAATGCTCACGATAATCTTTTAAACTTTTCGAAAATCAATGCTCACTATAATCTTCAccatacaaattttttcattCTCATAAAATTAATGTTGTCAGATTTGTAGGTGTCATGTGTCATTGGAAAGCTTGCACAACAAGCTTTAGTTTAAAGCAAGGTTGGTAATTTCTCATCATGGGTTGGGTTCGTGTTGTATTGAGTCACAAGTATTCAACTATATAGGTTGACTCGAATCTAACTTGTTTAGTAAATGTATCAAGAATTCTCAACCCTATTTCACTTTCTAGAATCATCtctatcatttttcttcttttcctcttgTTTTTTATCCTCCACACATGTATCCCATTCTTCTCATCTCTAtctacatttttgtttttatttttctgtctATTCATCTAACTTATATCTagttcacacacacacacacagttgGCCTATCAAATTGGCGTTCACACACGCTGTCTCATCTGCTCTACTACTACTCGTTATCCTCCCCACCTCCAAAGAAATGCGGCCTAGTCACCTAGATGGTTAGAttggtgttcttttttttttttttttttttttttgttttttggatatAATTTGATTAGTTATATATGAAAGATTgtgtgttgtttttgttttgattgtgtcTCCCTAAGTTTGGAgatgtgcacacacacacaattggCCTTCAAATTGACATTTATGCACGCTGCCTCGTCCACTCCATCATTGCTCGTTATCCTCCCCACGTCCTAGTGGCAAGTACATGTGGTCTAGTCACCTAGATGGTCAAAtcagcgttttttttttttttttttttttttttttttgattagttttattatgaaagattgtgttttggtttttgttttgactATGTCTCCTTGAGTTTGGAGACGTTTAAGAGAAAAAAGGTGGTTCGATTATTAGCCATTAGGATAAATGTTGAATATTTTAAATggttatattaatttttggataaaatttagctacaagattagttgtaaccttagactacaactttactcaatatctttttattggaggtgaattttgataaagCCACCATTGGATtaaatctttttcttatattctccatacttatgaaatttctagaaaattaaagatcaatagttgtgtcatcaataaattgtttaaatttcaagtttttgtagtttaaaattatgcataaaatataaacttttaaatcatataataaataatgcctgattaacacaaaatttgtcacgtgtattaagagcgtaatgaacatgcaattcaatgattagattttcaaaatatatagtaatgtttattttattgagtaagattatAGTTTTAgcttacaaccaattttatagctaaactttgtctttaattttttattttgttttattcttttgctaatgAATATTAGCCCTTCAGGCTAAGAGAGTGATTgttaattagcaaaaaaaaaaatatatatatatatatagataaattgAACTTCAAAGAGGCTATTGGAGCATTATTTTGTGGTTAGACTCtctaaaatagagaggaattTGTGTTTGGCAAtactattggagatgctctagcTAAGAATGCAGTTTGTTTATGAGAAAgtctaaaggaaaaaaaaaatattgacaaataATTTGACATCTGCCAATGTGACAAATTGTTAGtaatggataaaaaaatatggTTTGTGGTGGGCCCCCCTCCCTCCGCCCCTGACTAGAAGCATTGTACTTGGATTCTTGTTAATTCAATCAATGTATGTGtttcagtttcaaaaaaaaaaaaaaaaaaaaaacctattggtgtgaaaaatgttgttaaattttttgtgtaggtAGTAGAATTACTTTTTGCGGCACATCTAAACATGTGAGGGGAAGTAGAAATGCTATCGACATTGAAATTTTCACTCCCGGTCCACTCACAAGTCTAAACTTGCCATCTTCTATATTAGCAAGTGTATTGCAACTTTTgctattaaattaataaatatttttgacaatattaattaataactttactattaaatttttattaatagttttttatacaggactcttttgtttttaactactttttaaaaaattgaatcatCCTTATCAgtataaaattttggatttttttttttaaaggataaaaaCAAGACAATTgatataaaataagtttttccttttacacATGATtccatatttaaaatatatttattataatatatatttttttattttacatataattcttgattatatatatatatagcatgtATCATATGAAAATAATACTAGTACTAGTACATAtataaggacaaaacttaggtgaAATACCTTATGTGTTGTT contains:
- the LOC126725734 gene encoding uncharacterized protein LOC126725734 — translated: MASSIDRKWKRDVFLSFRGEDTRNNFCAHLYDSLVRSGINTFKDDVKLRKGEEISPSLITAIEESRFSIVILSKNYATSKWCLDELDKIVKCKSNGQTVYPIFYDVDTSEVRNQEGNFGVALANHERTLKSNLKKKVQTWKDALTEVANLSGWDLKNRSEAEVIQEIVQDISKQKLSSIKISIAKHPVGIESHVKEISSLLAINPEEVRKVGIYGCQGVGKTTIAKAIYNWHASKFDGCSFLMNVRDKSKVQYQMVELQELLLHEILGEDMKLGNVDTGITVIKERLRHKKVLIVIDGVESTDPNPLDKLAGGLDWFGPGSRIIITTTEERVLKTQDDVPSIYPVKTMGQSDAIQLFSWYAFKKNKPEVDYRKLVKAVVRHSKGLPSALVKLGSDLCSRSKDYWVSKKNAIEGENHDDIWIRRLNGLVERHYNDESGEMHPSLLQLLNGTLESPSNNVHVPNFNMNALEQCDDVDWNDDFDLQSIKFEQSAEETSFPDADEISKQGMKAWEGENENPYAGATQDVEKGEQWSNASQGGSKNPYHGELGDDDAASQGGNYDPYYGGARNDDDDNDNDDDDAQGASESPNYGGPTEHGVAGQSGKYNLYYGGARNDGDGGGDDDDGNGDGGDDDDGDGDGDGDGDGGGDGDGDGDGDHGGDGDGDDYDGDGDGGNGDGDDDAGNGDGDDGDGDGGSDDDGDGDGDGDHGGYDDGHGDGDHGDHGGDGDGDGDGDHGGDGDGDDYDGDGDGGNGDGDDDAGNGDGDGDGDRGGDDDGDGDGDGDHGGYDDGHGDGDHGDHGGDGDGDGDGDHGGDGDGDDYDGDGDGGNGDGDDDAGNGDRGGDDGDGDRGGDDDGDGDGDHGGYDDGHGDGDGDDDDAGPTEHGVAGQSGNYKHWED